In Cheilinus undulatus linkage group 14, ASM1832078v1, whole genome shotgun sequence, a genomic segment contains:
- the LOC121521832 gene encoding poly(A) polymerase type 3-like, which produces MSLFSRNKTFYKQSPAYHRGPNTGTRSYHGITPPISEAFPKERDLVKTKALVKELTSFEIFEGNVERQHREKVIKKLESLFKEWLTETCISMNLPQVVTDHVGGKIFPFGSYHLGAHSKGADIDALCIGPEFVARKEFFTSFSEKLKAQKEVKDLLAIESAFVPVMKLTFDGIEMDLIYACVQQRSVPENIDLLDDNILAGAEKECVRSLNGYRVTEEILRSVPNVFTYRLTLRAIKLWAKRRNIYSNKLGFLGGVSWAIMVARVCQLHPNASASTLVHEFFKVFSMWKWPIPVKLKRTVDQGFNLPTWDPKNNKADRTHLMPIITPAYPEQNSTFNVSCSTLAIITEELKRGCAITEAIQVGKEEWSKLYETSEFVNLYQHFVKVELTSATKEQHPKWVGLVESKIRHLVRTLERIPYIYWAHVNTQSYAGPESSDGKTTTYWLIGLALNMAFYQSREVNLYRELKPLRCHVYNLTQTTNMTENGVTLSSKYFVRQQHTRRPPHSVNRVFRPGGPTGTPQVSSAASCSSVTPAMPGKSWTKPLAQKRGADQSSFSTTSCPSASASVVPQGTKRPLPVQAESSAKKPKTEEKRTCPVSSLATTTQKAVNSGPSQSTKRPCSSEPGPQSKKPKPDPTVPGDRLCDQPSSLSAPGLPVQRNITFRFARGGPVDVYCYVAVSDLTSAVEERCHGRQTH; this is translated from the exons ATGTCACTTTTCAGTAGGAATAAAACCTTCTATAAGCAGAGCCCGGCTTATCACAGAGGGCCTAACACTGGTACCAGGAGCTATCATGGGATCACGCCTCCCATCAGCGAGGCTTTTCCCAAGGAGAGAGACCTGGTTAAGACCAAGGCGTTGGTCAAGGAGCTGACGTCCTTTGAGATTTTTGAAGGCAACGTGGAGCGCCAGCACCG ggaGAAAGTCATCAAGAAACTGGAGTCTCTCTTCAAAGAGTGGCTCACAGAAACATGCATCAGTATG aACCTGCCGCAGGTTGTAACTGATCATGTTGGAGGTAAGATCTTCCCATTTGGATCTTACCATCTTGGAGCTCACTCCAAAG GCGCTGACATCGATGCCCTCTGCATTGGGCCAGAATTCGTGGCAAGAAAGGAGTTTTTCACCTCGTTCTCTGAAAAACTGAAAGCCCAGAAAGAGGTGAAAGACCTTCTG GCCATCGAAAGCGCCTTTGTGCCGGTGATGAAGCTCACGTTTGATGGAATTGAG ATGGACCTAATTTACGCCTGTGTTCAACAGAGGAGTGTCCCTGAAAACATAGACCTCCTCGATGACAACATTTTGGCGGGCGCCGAGAAAGAATGCGTGAGGAGTCTCAACG gatATCGGGTCACAGAGGAGATCCTCCGAAGTGTACCCAACGTTTTTACGTATCGGCTGACTCTGAGGGCAATCAAACTGTGGGCCAAAC GTCGCAACATTTATTCCAACAAGCTTGGCTTCCTCGGCGGCGTTTCCTGGGCCATAATGGTGGCAAGAGTTTGCCAGTTACACCCCAATGCATCAGCATCCACCCTGGTGCAtgaatttttcaaagttttcagCATGTG GAAGTGGCCAATCCCAGTCAAGCTGAAAAGAACTGTGGACCAGGGTTTCAACCTTCCTACCTGGGACCCCAAG AATAACAAAGCTGATCGCACCCACCTGATGCCGATCATCACCCCGGCGTACCCGGAGCAGAATTCCACTTTCAATGTATCCTGCTCCACTTTAGCAATCATAACAGAAGAGCTAAAGAGAG GGTGCGCCATCACTGAAGCGATTCAGGTCGGCAAAGAGGAGTGGTCCAAACTTTACGAAACATCAGAGTTTGTGAATCTATACCA ACATTTTGTTAAGGTGGAGTTAACATCAGCAACAAAGGAGCAGCACCCTAAATG GGTTGGACTCGTGGAGTCTAAGATCCGACACCTGGTGCGGACCTTGGAGAGGATCCCATACATTTATTGGGCCCACGTCAACACGCAGTCCTATGCTGGTCCTGAAAGCAGCGATGGAAA AACCACCACATATTGGCTCATTGGACTCGCCCTCAACATGGCCTTTTACCAGTCCAGGGAGGTCAACCTGTACCGAGAGCTGAAACCGCTGAGGTGTCATG TTTACAATCTGACCCAAACCACCAACATGACAGAGAATGGGGTGACTCTGTCATCGAAATACTTCGTGAGGCAGCAGCACACAAGGAGGCCCCCTCATTCAGTAAACAGGGTTTTTAGGCCAGGGGGACCCACTGGAACACCACAGGTTTCATCAGCAGCTTCATGCAGCTCTGTCACACCAGCCATGCCAGGAAAAAGCTGGACTAAACCCCTCGCTCAGAAGAGGGGAGCTGACCAG AGCTCATTTTCGACAACAAGCTGCCCGTCTGCCTCAGCCTCGGTGGTGCCACAGGGCACAAAGCGGCCTCTTCCGGTACAAGCTGAATCTTCAGCCAAGAAAcccaagactgaagaaaagcGCACCTGTCCTGTGTCTTCTCTGGCCACCACAACCCAAAAGGCTGTAAACTCTGGTCCCTCTCAGAGCACAAAGAGACCTTGCAGCTCTGAGCCTGGACCCCAAAGCAAAAAGCCCAAACCTGACCCT ACCGTCCCTGGTGACAGGCTCTGTGACCAGCCCTCCAGCCTCTCAGCACCTGGCTTACCTGTCCAGCGCAACATCACGTTCAGGTTTGCAAG AGGAGGCCCGGTGGATGTGTACTGTTATGTTGCTGTGAGTGATCTGACCAGCGCGGTGGAGGAGAGGTGTCATGGCCGACAGACTCACTGA